The following are encoded together in the Micromonospora lupini genome:
- a CDS encoding methylated-DNA--[protein]-cysteine S-methyltransferase — MSIDSTVLTTPTGPLSILAGPDGEVLAAGFTPDPAALLPLIHPTLRAPLRQRADLGPATVAVRSYLDGDLTAIDSVPVRQHTGGAFMAHAWQVLREVPAGAPVTYTGYAALAGRPPAVRAAAAACARNAAALFVPCHRVLRTDGTLGGYRWGLDVKEWLLGHERLLTAS; from the coding sequence ATGAGCATCGACAGCACAGTCCTGACCACTCCGACCGGCCCGCTGAGCATCCTCGCCGGCCCGGACGGCGAGGTCCTGGCGGCCGGTTTCACACCCGACCCGGCGGCGCTGCTGCCGCTGATCCACCCGACCCTGCGGGCGCCGCTGCGGCAACGCGCCGACCTCGGACCGGCCACCGTGGCCGTCCGGTCCTACCTGGACGGCGACCTCACCGCCATCGACTCGGTGCCGGTACGACAGCACACCGGCGGCGCGTTCATGGCGCACGCCTGGCAGGTGCTGCGCGAGGTCCCGGCGGGTGCCCCGGTCACCTACACCGGGTACGCGGCGCTGGCCGGCCGACCACCGGCGGTACGCGCCGCGGCGGCGGCCTGTGCCCGCAACGCGGCGGCTCTCTTCGTACCCTGCCACCGGGTGCTGCGCACCGACGGCACGCTCGGCGGCTACCGCTGGGGCCTGGACGTGAAGGAGTGGCTTCTCGGTCATGAGCGGCTGTTGACAGCAAGCTGA
- the valS gene encoding valine--tRNA ligase — MTDTARTARAGVPERPSLDGLEERWAHRWQEDGTYAFDRAKATVPGRGAASDAPSRNGRRKDVYAIDTPPPTVSGELHMGHVFSYTHTDTVARYQRMRGKTVFYPMGWDDNGLPTERRVQNVYGVRCDPALAYDPVWRPPATPVDDAARRDPTPISRRNFIELCELLTVADEQVFEALWRRLGLSVDWSLTYTTIGRVARATSQRAFVRNLRRGEAYQAEAPTLWDVGFATAVAQAELEDRERPGAYHRLRFAGPDGREVLIDTTRPELLPACVALVCHPDDERYADLVGTTVRSPLFDVEVPVRAHPLADPAKGTGIAMVCTFGDLSDVTWWRDLDLDTRVVIGHDGRLLPEPPAGVPAAPYAALAGQTVNGARREIVGMLAAAGDLIGEPRQITHPVKFYERGDRPLEIVSTRQWYLRNGGRDADLRAALLARGAELHWVPAHMKHRYDNWVGGLTGDWLVSRQRFFGVPVPVWYRLDDAGEPDWSHPLTPDESALPVDPSSDPAPGYDESQRGRPGGFLGDPDVLDTWATSSLTPQIVGGWETDPDLFAQVFPMDLRPQGQEIIRTWLFDSVVRSHFEHGMLPWRDTVLSGWILDPDHKKMAKSKGNVVTPLPLLEQHGADAVRYWAASGKPGMDLAFDPAQIKVGRRLATKLLNATKFALGLGAGDALRAVATVPLDRAMLAELGTVASAASTAFDSYDHTAALQVTEAFFWRFCDDYIELVKERAYGTGAAADSARAALATALSVQLRLFAPVLPYVTEEIWSWWRYGSVHRAPWPTTYEVDRTIEGTGEPALLRLAGDALGQVRRAKSERKLSMKAEVPLAEALGPAALLEQLTLVADDLRAAGRIGKLDLLPDRTPELVIACAF; from the coding sequence ATGACCGATACGGCGAGGACGGCCCGCGCCGGCGTTCCCGAGCGTCCGAGCCTGGACGGGCTCGAGGAGCGCTGGGCGCACCGCTGGCAGGAGGACGGCACGTACGCGTTCGACCGGGCGAAGGCGACCGTTCCGGGTCGCGGCGCGGCGTCAGACGCGCCGAGCCGGAATGGTCGTAGGAAGGACGTGTACGCCATCGACACCCCGCCGCCGACCGTATCGGGCGAGCTGCACATGGGTCACGTCTTCTCGTACACGCACACCGACACCGTCGCCCGCTACCAGCGGATGCGCGGCAAGACCGTGTTCTACCCGATGGGCTGGGACGACAACGGCCTGCCCACCGAGCGTCGGGTGCAGAACGTGTACGGGGTGCGCTGCGACCCGGCCCTGGCGTACGACCCGGTGTGGCGGCCACCGGCCACCCCTGTCGACGACGCCGCGCGCCGCGACCCCACGCCGATCTCGCGGCGCAACTTCATCGAGCTGTGCGAGCTGCTGACCGTCGCCGACGAGCAGGTCTTCGAGGCGCTCTGGCGGCGGCTCGGGCTCTCGGTGGACTGGTCCCTGACGTACACGACCATCGGTCGGGTGGCCCGCGCCACCAGCCAGCGGGCGTTCGTGCGTAACCTGCGCCGCGGTGAGGCGTACCAGGCGGAGGCACCGACGCTGTGGGATGTCGGCTTCGCCACCGCTGTCGCGCAGGCAGAGCTGGAGGACCGGGAGCGCCCCGGCGCCTACCACCGGCTGCGGTTCGCCGGGCCGGATGGGCGCGAGGTGCTCATCGACACCACCCGGCCGGAGCTGTTGCCGGCCTGCGTCGCGCTCGTCTGCCACCCCGACGACGAGCGGTACGCCGATCTGGTGGGCACGACGGTGCGCAGCCCGCTGTTCGACGTCGAGGTGCCGGTGCGCGCCCATCCGCTCGCCGACCCCGCGAAGGGCACAGGCATCGCGATGGTCTGCACGTTCGGCGACCTGAGCGACGTGACCTGGTGGCGGGATCTCGACCTCGACACCCGGGTGGTCATCGGCCACGACGGCCGCCTGCTGCCCGAGCCACCGGCCGGGGTGCCCGCGGCGCCGTACGCGGCGCTGGCCGGGCAGACCGTCAACGGCGCCCGCCGGGAGATCGTGGGGATGCTCGCCGCCGCGGGTGACCTGATCGGCGAGCCCCGCCAGATCACCCACCCGGTGAAGTTCTACGAACGCGGCGACCGGCCACTGGAGATCGTCTCGACTCGACAGTGGTATCTGCGCAACGGCGGGCGGGACGCCGACCTGCGGGCGGCGCTGCTGGCCCGGGGCGCGGAGCTGCACTGGGTGCCGGCGCACATGAAGCACCGCTACGACAACTGGGTGGGCGGCCTGACCGGCGACTGGCTGGTCAGTCGGCAGCGCTTCTTCGGCGTGCCGGTGCCTGTGTGGTACCGGCTCGACGACGCTGGCGAACCGGACTGGTCCCACCCTCTCACGCCCGACGAGTCCGCGCTGCCAGTCGACCCGTCAAGTGATCCGGCGCCCGGCTACGACGAGTCGCAGCGCGGGCGCCCGGGCGGTTTCCTCGGTGACCCGGACGTGCTGGACACCTGGGCCACCTCGTCGCTGACCCCGCAGATCGTCGGTGGCTGGGAGACCGACCCGGACCTGTTCGCGCAGGTCTTCCCGATGGATTTGCGCCCGCAGGGGCAGGAGATCATCCGGACCTGGCTGTTCGACAGCGTGGTCCGATCGCACTTCGAGCACGGCATGCTGCCCTGGCGGGACACCGTGCTCTCCGGCTGGATCCTCGACCCGGACCACAAGAAGATGGCCAAGTCCAAGGGGAATGTGGTCACCCCCCTGCCGCTGCTGGAACAGCACGGCGCGGACGCGGTGCGCTACTGGGCGGCAAGCGGCAAGCCCGGCATGGACCTGGCCTTCGACCCGGCGCAGATCAAGGTCGGCCGGCGGCTGGCCACCAAGTTGCTCAACGCGACGAAGTTCGCGCTCGGCCTGGGCGCCGGGGACGCGTTGCGCGCCGTGGCGACCGTCCCGCTGGACCGGGCCATGCTCGCCGAGCTGGGCACCGTGGCCAGCGCCGCGAGCACCGCCTTCGACTCCTACGACCACACGGCCGCGTTGCAGGTCACCGAGGCGTTCTTCTGGCGCTTCTGCGACGACTACATCGAGTTGGTCAAGGAACGGGCGTACGGCACCGGGGCGGCGGCCGACTCGGCGCGGGCCGCGCTGGCCACCGCGCTGTCGGTGCAGCTACGGCTGTTCGCCCCGGTGCTGCCGTACGTCACCGAGGAGATCTGGTCGTGGTGGCGGTACGGGTCGGTGCACCGCGCGCCCTGGCCCACCACGTACGAGGTGGACCGGACGATCGAGGGGACGGGCGAGCCGGCGCTGCTGCGGCTCGCGGGTGACGCGTTGGGCCAGGTGCGGCGGGCCAAGTCGGAGCGGAAGCTGTCCATGAAGGCGGAGGTGCCGCTGGCCGAGGCGCTGGGCCCGGCGGCGCTGCTGGAGCAGCTCACCCTGGTCGCCGACGACCTGCGCGCGGCCGGCCGAATCGGCAAGCTCGACCTGCTCCCCGACCGCACCCCGGAACTCGTCATCGCCTGCGCCTTCTGA
- a CDS encoding ABC transporter ATP-binding protein: MPVESDGDRAAPVAAGRHPVHNLWRLRRYLRPYAAEFAWLLVAGLAGTAAGIAVPLVVQRVVDGPVARHEPAGLLQLGGLALVLGVVEAVLIFIRRWVQSSSAVGMEAALRADVYAHLQRLPASFHDRWQSGQLLSRITSDLSVIRRFLSFGVFFLVLNLTTYVVVVLLLIHLHAALGLLVAASAVPLLLITRRFGRHYHTAARRMQDQQGDVATLVEETAQGLRTMKAYGRGPELAARFAAGARTLHDTGVSKGRLLANTAALLDLVPNVTLGVVLVAGAAAAAQGVLTIGELVAFASLQLMLIWPVQSLGWIIANGQEAATAADRIQEVLDTPPQIVDAPDARVLGRDAVHGRLRFERVDFRYPGATTAVLHEIDLTVEPGETLALVGATGCGKSTLLSLVPRLHEVTAGRITLDGHDLRELRLASLRRLVGVAFEEPTLFSMSVRENLTLGRPDADDDEVRAALALAQADFAYDLPWGLATRVGEQGLSLSGGQRQRLALARAVLGRPALLVLDDPLSALDVHTEALVEAALRQVLRASTALLVVHRPSTIALADRVALLDRGRIAAIGRHSELLASVPAYRALLAAEPPPAQPAGATDTAPGRTGPAGPGASTPDGWGLVRS; encoded by the coding sequence GTGCCTGTGGAGAGCGACGGCGACCGGGCCGCCCCGGTCGCCGCGGGCCGCCACCCCGTGCACAACCTCTGGCGGCTGCGCCGCTACCTGCGCCCGTACGCCGCCGAGTTCGCCTGGTTGCTTGTCGCGGGGCTCGCCGGCACGGCCGCCGGGATCGCCGTACCGCTTGTGGTGCAGCGCGTGGTGGACGGGCCGGTGGCCCGGCACGAGCCCGCCGGCCTGCTCCAGCTCGGTGGTCTGGCGCTGGTGCTCGGCGTGGTCGAGGCGGTCCTCATCTTCATCCGGCGGTGGGTGCAGTCGTCCTCGGCCGTGGGCATGGAGGCGGCACTGCGCGCCGACGTCTACGCGCACCTGCAACGGCTGCCGGCCAGCTTCCACGACCGCTGGCAGTCCGGCCAGCTTCTCTCCCGGATCACCAGCGACCTGTCGGTGATCCGCCGGTTCCTCTCGTTCGGTGTCTTCTTCCTGGTGCTCAACCTGACCACCTACGTGGTGGTGGTGCTGCTGCTGATCCATCTGCACGCGGCGCTCGGGCTGCTGGTCGCGGCCAGCGCGGTGCCACTGCTGCTGATCACCCGCCGCTTCGGCCGGCACTACCACACCGCGGCCCGCCGGATGCAGGACCAGCAGGGCGACGTGGCGACGCTTGTCGAGGAGACCGCGCAGGGCCTGCGCACCATGAAGGCGTACGGCCGGGGGCCCGAGTTGGCGGCCCGCTTCGCCGCCGGGGCCCGGACGCTGCACGACACAGGTGTGAGCAAGGGCCGGCTGCTGGCGAACACCGCGGCGCTGCTCGACCTGGTGCCCAACGTGACCCTGGGCGTGGTGCTGGTGGCCGGGGCTGCCGCCGCAGCGCAGGGCGTGCTCACCATCGGCGAGCTGGTGGCGTTCGCCAGCCTCCAACTGATGCTCATCTGGCCGGTGCAGTCGCTGGGCTGGATCATCGCCAACGGTCAGGAGGCGGCCACCGCCGCCGACCGCATCCAGGAGGTGCTGGACACTCCGCCGCAGATCGTGGACGCTCCCGACGCGCGCGTGCTGGGCCGGGACGCGGTCCACGGCCGGCTCCGCTTCGAACGGGTCGACTTCCGCTACCCGGGCGCCACCACCGCCGTACTGCACGAGATCGACCTGACCGTCGAGCCGGGCGAGACGTTGGCCCTGGTCGGGGCCACCGGCTGCGGCAAGAGCACGCTGCTCTCTCTGGTGCCCCGGCTGCACGAGGTGACCGCCGGCCGGATCACCCTGGACGGGCACGACCTGCGCGAGCTGCGGCTGGCCTCGCTGCGCCGACTGGTCGGGGTGGCCTTCGAGGAACCCACGCTCTTCTCCATGTCGGTGCGGGAGAACCTCACCCTGGGTCGCCCGGACGCCGACGACGACGAGGTCCGCGCCGCCCTCGCGCTGGCCCAGGCCGATTTCGCGTACGACCTGCCGTGGGGTCTGGCCACCCGCGTGGGTGAGCAGGGGTTGTCCCTCTCCGGCGGCCAGCGGCAGCGGTTGGCGCTGGCGCGGGCGGTGCTCGGCCGCCCGGCGCTGCTGGTGCTCGACGACCCGCTGTCCGCCCTCGACGTACACACCGAGGCGCTTGTGGAGGCGGCGCTGCGGCAGGTCCTGCGGGCCAGCACCGCGCTTCTGGTGGTGCACCGGCCGTCGACGATCGCGCTGGCCGACCGCGTCGCCCTGCTCGACCGTGGACGGATCGCGGCGATCGGCAGGCACTCGGAACTGCTGGCCAGCGTGCCCGCGTACCGGGCGTTGCTCGCCGCCGAACCGCCGCCCGCGCAACCGGCCGGGGCGACCGACACCGCGCCGGGGCGCACCGGGCCGGCGGGGCCGGGCGCGTCCACCCCGGACGGGTGGGGGCTGGTGCGCTCGTGA
- a CDS encoding AlkA N-terminal domain-containing protein yields the protein MEMDFERCYRAVDSRDQRFDGWFYTGVTSTGIYCRPSCPATTPKRHNVRFFPSAAAAQGAGLRACRRCRPDAAPGSPQWDVRADVVGRAMRLIADGVVDRDGVPGLAARLGYTERHLHRMLRAEMGAGPLALARAQRAQTARILIETTGLGMAEIAFAAGFGSVRQFNDTVREVYASAPSELRTARGRHLAAVGAGTITLRLAYRPPLHARALLDFLAVRALPGVEEVRDGTYHRGLRLPHGVGQVALTPADGHVAATLRLADLRDLAPAVARCRRLLDLDADPVAVDATLAADPALAPAVAAEPGIRVPRAVDGFEMAVRAVIGQQVSVTSARTTLTRLLTPPDTTTDGVSRQQLHDHRELRGFLGAEEVLEVPDDGFGMPVRRRETIRALARAVVDGTLDLAPGGDREETVRRLLALPGIGPWTAGYLAMRALGDPDVLLDTDLAIRRGATALGLPDTTLTAHAERWRPWRSYATIRLWRAA from the coding sequence GTGGAGATGGACTTCGAACGGTGCTACCGGGCGGTGGACAGCCGTGACCAACGGTTCGACGGCTGGTTCTACACGGGCGTGACGTCGACCGGGATCTACTGCCGGCCGTCCTGCCCGGCGACCACGCCCAAGCGGCACAACGTCCGGTTCTTTCCGTCGGCCGCCGCCGCGCAGGGCGCCGGGTTGCGCGCCTGCCGACGCTGCCGGCCGGACGCCGCACCCGGCTCGCCGCAGTGGGACGTCCGCGCCGACGTGGTCGGCCGGGCGATGCGGCTGATCGCCGACGGGGTGGTCGACCGGGACGGCGTACCGGGGCTGGCCGCTCGCCTCGGCTACACAGAACGGCACCTGCACCGGATGCTCCGCGCCGAGATGGGCGCCGGGCCGCTCGCGCTGGCCCGGGCCCAGCGGGCGCAGACCGCCCGGATCCTGATCGAGACGACAGGTCTCGGCATGGCCGAGATCGCGTTCGCCGCCGGGTTCGGCAGCGTGCGGCAGTTCAACGACACGGTCCGCGAGGTGTACGCCAGCGCACCGTCCGAGCTGCGGACGGCCCGGGGCCGGCACCTGGCGGCGGTCGGGGCGGGAACGATCACGCTCCGGCTGGCGTACCGTCCGCCGCTGCACGCGCGGGCGCTGCTGGACTTCCTCGCGGTGCGCGCGCTGCCCGGCGTGGAGGAGGTTCGCGACGGGACGTACCACAGGGGGTTGCGGTTGCCGCACGGCGTCGGCCAGGTGGCGCTGACGCCGGCGGACGGGCACGTGGCGGCGACGCTGCGCCTGGCCGACCTGCGCGACCTCGCGCCGGCGGTGGCCCGCTGCCGACGCCTGCTCGATCTGGACGCGGACCCGGTAGCGGTCGACGCCACGCTCGCGGCGGACCCGGCGCTGGCCCCGGCGGTGGCCGCCGAGCCCGGCATCCGCGTCCCCCGCGCGGTAGACGGCTTCGAAATGGCGGTGCGAGCCGTCATCGGCCAACAGGTCTCGGTCACCTCAGCCCGCACCACCCTGACCCGCCTCCTGACCCCTCCCGATACCACCACCGACGGCGTGTCGCGACAACAACTTCATGATCACCGAGAGCTGCGGGGGTTTCTGGGGGCTGAGGAGGTTTTGGAGGTTCCGGACGACGGATTTGGGATGCCGGTTCGGCGGCGGGAGACCATTCGTGCGCTTGCGCGCGCCGTCGTTGACGGCACCCTCGACCTGGCGCCGGGTGGTGACCGGGAGGAGACCGTACGGCGGCTGCTCGCGCTGCCCGGCATCGGTCCGTGGACCGCCGGCTACCTCGCCATGCGCGCCCTCGGCGACCCGGACGTCCTCCTCGACACCGACCTCGCGATCCGGCGCGGCGCGACCGCGCTCGGCCTGCCCGACACGACCCTCACCGCGCACGCCGAACGGTGGCGCCCCTGGCGGTCCTACGCCACGATCAGACTCTGGAGAGCGGCATGA
- a CDS encoding ABC transporter ATP-binding protein: MTSAEQVDPPPDGKEPELTRWRGTATDPEADRSRAEETTPEAEARLRRHSRALLADLLRPHRGRLAAAVGLLLAQNAAAMAGPYLVMVGIDRAIGPLRAGNATPLVAVAGAFAVAAVTEYAARRGFLALSARIGQAVLLDLRQRVFGHFLRLSVGFHERYTSGRMVSRLTSDLDSIAELVDGGIDSLVLAGLSILTVAGILLWLDLPLAAVTLFAFPFLFWLSRWFARASAGAYRRTREAVALVIVHFVESMRGIRAVQTFRREPRNQRIFVALGDDYRQTSLHAFRLIATYSPAIKLIGNVTVALVLCYGGWRVLGGRTEIGVLAAFLLYLRRFFEPMQELSQFYNSLQSATAALEKLAGVLDERPAVAEPARPVSLPTGPGHGELTFRGVSFGYRADTPILAGLDLTVPAGQTVALIGPTGAGKSTIAKLVARFHDPDAGTVLLDGIDLREVADADLRRAVVLVTQENHLFSGTVAENIRFGRPDADDAEVRAAAQAIGAHDFIAALPDGYATQVHRRGGRLSAGQRQLVAFARAFLADPTVLILDEATSSLDVPTERLVQRALGTILRDRTALVIAHRLTTVETADRVLVLDGGQVVEDGPPAVLAATDGRYADLHRQWRDSLV, translated from the coding sequence GTGACCTCCGCGGAGCAGGTCGACCCGCCTCCCGATGGGAAGGAGCCGGAGCTGACCCGCTGGCGGGGAACGGCCACCGACCCGGAGGCCGACCGGAGCCGGGCCGAGGAGACCACCCCGGAGGCGGAGGCCCGGCTGCGCCGGCACAGCCGAGCCCTGCTGGCCGACCTGCTGCGCCCGCACCGGGGTCGGCTCGCCGCGGCGGTCGGCCTGCTGCTGGCGCAGAACGCCGCAGCGATGGCCGGCCCGTACCTGGTCATGGTCGGCATCGACCGGGCCATCGGGCCGCTGCGCGCCGGGAACGCCACCCCGCTGGTCGCCGTCGCCGGGGCGTTCGCCGTGGCCGCCGTCACCGAGTACGCGGCCCGCCGCGGCTTCCTCGCCCTCTCCGCCCGGATCGGCCAGGCGGTCCTCCTGGACCTGCGGCAGCGGGTGTTCGGACACTTCCTGCGACTGTCGGTGGGCTTCCACGAGCGGTACACGTCGGGCCGGATGGTGTCCCGGCTGACAAGCGACCTGGACTCGATCGCCGAACTGGTCGACGGTGGCATCGACAGCCTGGTGCTGGCCGGGCTGTCGATCCTGACGGTGGCCGGCATCCTGCTCTGGCTGGACCTGCCGCTGGCCGCGGTGACGCTGTTCGCGTTCCCGTTCCTGTTCTGGCTCTCCCGCTGGTTCGCCCGGGCGTCGGCGGGCGCGTACCGGCGGACCCGGGAGGCCGTCGCGCTCGTCATCGTGCACTTCGTCGAGTCCATGCGGGGCATCCGGGCCGTGCAGACGTTCCGCCGGGAGCCCCGCAACCAGCGGATCTTCGTGGCGCTCGGCGACGACTACCGGCAGACCAGCCTGCACGCGTTCCGGCTCATCGCCACCTACTCGCCGGCGATCAAGCTGATCGGCAACGTCACTGTCGCGCTCGTGCTCTGCTACGGCGGGTGGCGGGTGCTCGGCGGACGGACCGAGATCGGGGTGCTCGCCGCGTTCCTGCTCTACCTGCGCCGCTTCTTCGAGCCGATGCAGGAGCTGAGCCAGTTCTACAACTCGTTGCAGTCGGCGACGGCGGCGCTGGAGAAGCTGGCCGGGGTGCTCGACGAGCGGCCGGCCGTGGCCGAACCCGCCCGACCGGTGTCGCTGCCGACCGGCCCCGGTCACGGCGAGCTGACCTTCCGGGGCGTCTCCTTCGGCTACCGCGCCGACACGCCCATCCTCGCCGGGCTGGACCTGACCGTGCCGGCCGGACAGACTGTGGCGCTGATCGGGCCGACCGGCGCGGGCAAGTCGACGATCGCCAAGCTTGTCGCCCGGTTCCACGATCCGGACGCCGGCACCGTCCTGCTGGACGGGATCGACCTGCGCGAGGTGGCCGACGCCGACCTGCGCCGCGCGGTGGTGCTGGTGACCCAGGAGAACCACCTGTTCAGCGGCACGGTCGCGGAGAACATCCGGTTCGGCCGGCCGGACGCCGACGACGCCGAGGTGCGGGCCGCCGCGCAGGCGATCGGCGCGCACGATTTCATCGCCGCGCTCCCCGACGGGTACGCGACGCAGGTGCACAGGCGCGGCGGTCGGCTCTCCGCCGGGCAGCGGCAACTTGTCGCGTTCGCCCGGGCGTTCCTGGCCGACCCGACAGTGCTGATCCTCGACGAGGCGACGTCGTCACTTGACGTGCCGACGGAACGGCTGGTGCAGCGGGCGCTCGGCACCATCCTGCGGGACCGCACCGCGCTGGTGATCGCGCACCGGCTCACCACTGTGGAGACCGCCGACCGGGTGCTCGTCCTCGACGGCGGGCAGGTCGTCGAGGACGGGCCGCCCGCCGTGCTGGCCGCCACCGACGGTCGGTACGCGGACCTGCACCGGCAGTGGCGCGACTCGCTGGTGTAG